A part of Xenopus tropicalis strain Nigerian chromosome 4, UCB_Xtro_10.0, whole genome shotgun sequence genomic DNA contains:
- the pgghg gene encoding protein-glucosylgalactosylhydroxylysine glucosidase, translating into MATEEDKVKVMSPMEDGRWIFSSSSLPSDPRLMATLANGYLGTRVYGDVFHVNGVYNGAGGNCHRAEIPSPCFKLVAAKEILLTENFALNIKRGTFIHTLQCPSFTATHQTFAHRSYCHLLVNIVTLTSTQGTHPVSVDLQSKFKIESPDLNLQEGPDFREFKYIFGSTLESETESCPVKSIHMIWTPVPPYLELTSSKEKTWVFLAAVCETEKDVKEKFAEGLTLIAENELCSSHERAWAEFWAQSSIEMDSSLSMIQSVNGCLYYLLSSLPQLGYSGEFYGISPGGLSNGRSKEDYWGHVFWDQDIWVYPNILLFYPEMAKHILKYRIRTLKGALQNAQKQGYKGAKFPWESALTGCEVCPDNIYGDQEIHINGDVLLAFQQYYYLTKDLDFFASEGGWEVVSSVAEYWCSRVVWSKEEQNYHLNGVMPPDEYHWDVNNSAYTNALVQTSLNFAIDLAVSLEHHIPDSWKDVASKIKVPFDPKINYHPEFDGYEIWLKVKQADVVLMGYPMMFPMTIEQRMNDLQMYESRTDPDGPAMTWSMFAIGWMELKKIQVAQQQLKKCFANVTEPFKIWTENADGSGAVNFLTGMGGFLQAILFGYTGLRIAKAHLSFDPILPDDIPRLHITGVFYLGNKLNFTLSSNIITIEVTSVLKGQNCTLEIYFSQLEPSLPLYIGRPVSFPTRAGQVQLKQSQE; encoded by the exons ATGGCTACAGAAGAGGATAAG GTCAAAGTAATGTCTCCCATGGAAGATGGCCGGTGGATCTTTTCCTCAAGCTCACTACCGTCAGACCCTCGTCTCATGGCAACATTAGCTAATGGATATCTGGGTACTCGAGTTTATGGAGATGTTTTTCATGTGAATGGTGTTTACAATGGAGCTGGAGGCAACTGCCACAGAGCTGAAATCCCTAGCCCATGCTTCAAGCTGGTTGCAGCTAAAGAAATACTTCTAACTGAGAACTTTGCACTAAACATcaaaagag GTACATTTATCCACACGCTGCAGTGTCCGTCATTTACTGCAACCCATCAGACCTTTGCTCATCGCAGTTACTGTCACCTCTTGGTAAACATTGTGACTTTAACATCAACACAAGGAACCCATCCAGTCAGTGTGGACCTTCAAAGCAAGTTCAAGATAGAAAGTCCAGATCTGAATTTGCAGGAAGGGCCAGACTTTAGGGAATTTAA GTATATCTTTGGAAGTACTCTGGAGTCAGAAACAGAGTCATGTCCTGTTAAGTCTATCCATATGATATGGACTCCTGTCCCTCCATACCTGGAGCTCACAAGTAGTAAGGAGAAGACTTGGGTATTCCTCGCAGCAGTGTGTGAAACTGAAAAAGATGTGAAAGAAAAATTTGCTGAAGGCCTCACATTAATTGCTGAAAATGAGCTGTGTTCCTCTCATGAAAGAGCTTGGGCAGAGTTCTGGGCACAAAGTTCTATAGAGATGGATAGTTCTTTGTCCATGATACAATCAGTGAATGGCTGTCTTTATTATCTACTTTCTTCCCTTCCACAACTGGGGTATTCTGGTGAATTTTATGGAATAAGCCCTGGTGGCCTTTCCAATGGCCGCAGCAAAGAAGACTATTGGGGACATGTATTCTGGGATCAG GATATCTGGGTGTATCCAAACATCCTACTGTTCTATCCAGAGATGGCTAAGCACATTCTCAAATACAGGATAAGGACCCTCAAGGGAGCGCTGCAAAATGCCCAGAAACAAGGCTACAAG ggtGCTAAGTTTCCCTGGGAAAGTGCTTTAACTGGCTGTGAAGTCTGCCCTGACAACATTTATGGAGACCAGGAAATTCACATTAACGGAGATGTTCTATTAGCATTCcaacaatattattatttgactaag GACTTGGACTTCTTTGCTTCTGAGGGAGGATGGGAAGTAGTGAGCTCAGTTGCTGAATACTGGTGTAGCAGAGTGGTATGGAGCAAAGAAGAGCAGAACTATCATCTGAATG GTGTGATGCCCCCCGATGAGTATCACTGGGATGTTAACAACTCAGCATACACCAATGCTTTGGTCCAGACAAG CTTAAATTTTGCCATAGACCTGGCTGTTTCTCTGGAGCATCACATCCCTGACTCATGGAAAGATGTAGCCAGCAAGATCAAAGTGCCTTTTGACCCGAAGATAAATTACCATCCAGAATTTGATGGATATGAAATAT GGCTAAAAGTGAAGCAGGCAGATGTAGTCTTGATGGGCTATCCTATGATGTTTCCCATGACCATTGAGCAACGCATGAATGACCTACAAATGTATGAGTCCCGTACAGATCCTGATGGTCCTGCAATGACCTGG AGCATGTTTGCTATTGGCTGGATGGAACTGAAGAAGATTCAGGTGGCACAGCAGCAACTGAAGAAGTGCTTTGCAAACGTCACTGAGCCATTTAAG ATTTGGACTGAGAATGCAGATGGATCTGGAGCGGTGAATTTTCTCACAGGGATGGGTGGATTTCTTCAGGCCATACTGTTTGGCTACACTGGACTAAG AATTGCTAAAGCCCATTTGAGCTTTGACCCAATATTACCTGATGACATCCCCAGACTGCACATCACTGGAGTTTTCTATCTTGGCAACAAATTGAATTTCACCCTCAGCAGTAATATTATCACAATAGAAGTCACATCAGTACTTAAAGGACAGAATTGCACACTAGAGATTTATTTTAGTCAACTTGAACCAAGTTTGCCTTTATACATAG GTAGACCTGTGTCATTCCCAACAAGAGCCGGGCAAGTTCAGTTAAAACAATCCCAGGAGTGA